TTTTCAAAATCGGGGGTATTGAGGAAGGACAGGGCACCGGTTGTGGCATTGATGTCAAAGAAGGCTTGGTCATCGCCGCCGCTGAGGCTGTAGGAAAGTCCATTGCCTTCACTGTTGGTATCGTCAG
The genomic region above belongs to Leptolyngbya sp. CCY15150 and contains:
- a CDS encoding cadherin repeat domain-containing protein, with the translated sequence DDTNSEGNGLSYSLSGGDDQAFFDINATTGALSFLNTPDFENPLDAGSNNTYAVEVTVTDAGGLSTAQLLTITVTNVN